GAAATTGTATCGTTAAATGTTGGTTTACCCCAAGTCATACAGGTGCAAGGAAAAGAGCTGACCACGGGTATTTTCAAATCCCCGGTCAGCTCATCTTTGTTTGTATCCAAAGTGCAAGCAGAGGGAGATGGGCAGGCTGATTTGTCTGTGCATGGCGGGCCTGATAAAGCGCTATGCGTATATCCTGAAGAACATTATGCGTTCTGGGAGCAGGAGCTTGGCAAGAAGCTGGAAGCGGGCACGTTCGGTGAAAACTTAACGGTACGAGGTTTGCTCGAAACGGAAGTCTGTATTGGCGACACGTTTGCGATCGGTGAAGTTGTCGTTCAGATTACGCAGCCTCGTCAACCTTGTCATAAACTGGCCAAACGGCTTGATCTGGGCACTGCACCTTTGCAGATGCAAGAGACGGGCTATACCGGCTACTATTTCAGAGTATTAGTAGAAGGCAGGCTGGACAAAGATTCGGAAGTAAAACTGATTAGTAAGGATAAAGAAGGAATTACCATTGCATATGCCAATCAAATCAAATATAAAGAAAAGACAAACGCAGAAGCGATTGGACGCATAGCGGAGCTGCCTGCTCTATCAGCAAGTTGGAAGCAATCTTTTCTCAAAAGGCTGGTGGAGCTCCAAGCATGATTACGGGCGTTATTCTCGCAGGAGGACTCAATCGCCGGATGGATGGGAAGCTCAAAGCTCTTTTGCCCATACAAGGTCAGCCCCTCATCATTAAGCAATTGAATGAAATGAAGAAAATTTGCAAGCAGATCATTCTTGTCTCCAATGAGCCTGAGAAGTTGCTACCGTGGATCGAGAAGACTCCCGATGCGGATGTGCAGTGTATTAAGGACGTGTATGTTCAAAAAGGCCCTCTAAGCGGTATTCATGCAGCTTCGCTTGCAGCGACGGAATCTCTTATGTGGATTGTTGGCTGTGATATGCCTTTTATTTCAGCGCAAGCGGCTCAAGCTATGGGGGAATTATGTCAGGAAGCGAACGTGGATGCCGTCGTTCCAGTTATTGAAGGACGTACTCATCCGCTTCACGCTGTATATACACGATTGATTGGATCAGAGGCGGAACTGTTGCTGAAGCAGGAAAAGTTTCGTTTGATGGGCTTGTTGGATCATATTGACTGGCAGCCTGTGGAAGAGGCATTTTTTGATTCGCATCATATAGCGCCTCATTTTGCTGCGAATATAAATACACCTGAAGAATACGAGAATATGTTAGTTAATCTATCATCGTTATGAATTCGAAAGATAATTCTATGCTGGAACCTAGGATTTTGTTAGGAAATATGCCATAATGGTTAAAGAGAGAAGGTGAACTTCTATGCCTAAGCAGCTAATGGATCGATTCGGACGCATGCATGATTATTTGCGGATTTCTGTCACAGATCGCTGCAATCTTCGTTGTGTCTACTGTATGCCTGAAGAAGGTATGGAATTTGAACCTGATGAGAAGCTTATGACTTTTGAGGAGATTACCGATGTTGTCCGCGTGCTTGCAGGACTGGGTGTTCGCAAACTGAGATTGACGGGTGGCGAGCCGCTCGTGCGTAAAAACCTGGAGCAACTGATCGGCATGCTTTCTCCAATTCCCGGTATTGAAGATATAGCGTTGACTACGAATGGGATATACTTTGCCTCACGAGCTGAGAAGCTGCGTGCTGCAGGTTTAACCCGTGTAAATATTAGTTTGGATTCATTGAAAGCGGATCGGTTCTCCTTAATTACCAGAGGTGGCGATATTCGCCGCGTCCTTGCTAGTATTGAGGAGGCTTACCGTGTTGGAATTACGCCGATTAAGCTGAATGTTGTCTTGATGAAGGGCATTAATGATGATGAAATTGAAGATTTCTTACAAATGACAATAGATCGTCCCATTCAGGTTCGTTTCATTGAATATATGCCGATCGGTCATCAGGATGAGAATTGGAAAAGTCGTTATTTGTCCTTGACCACAGTTTTGGATCGCTGCAAGGAAAAAGGCTGGCATGCTGCAGCATCCGATGCTGTTTACGGGAATGGACCTGCTCAGAATTACCGCATTGAAGGCGCTCTTGGTTCATTTGGTCTCATTCATCCGATCAGTGATCATTTCTGTGAGACTTGCAATCGTCTGCGGATAACGGCAGATGGCAATGTGAAACCATGTTTGTATTGGTCTGATGAATTTAATGTTCGCAAATATATTGGCAATGACGAAGCGGTGGAAGAACTGTTCTTCCGAGCGCTCGATATTAAACCGCAGAATCATGAGATGGCGCAAGCGTTGATGAATGAGGAACAGTCGCATACTCCAACACTTCGCCGAATGTCGCAAATTGGTGGCTAATCTAGCCTAGGAGGAACAGAAGGTCGTGAACAGCGATACGAAGCTAAAGTTCGGGCGAAAGGTTATTTCTGTAGATGAAGCTCGAAGCCTGCTGTATGAGCATGTGATTCTCACGAATCCGGAGTCTGTTCCACTGTCTTCATCTTTTGGGAGAAGGCTGGCTCTTGATATCTACGCAGATCATGCTGTTCCACATTTTCGTCGATCAGGTGTTGATGGCTACGCGGTGTGCTCAGCGGATATCCAACAAGCATCGCCAGAGAATCCTATCAGCTTGCGGGTCATAGAGCGAATCCCCAGTGGTACCATACCCAAGCTGACGATTCATTCTGGACTGGCCTCACGGATCATGACAGGGGCTCCTGTTCCAGGCGGAGCTGATGCTGTAGTCATGCTGGAGATGACGGATTCATCTCAAGAGGAAGGCGGGCATCATACATCTGTTTGTATCAAAAAGAACGTTCCAGCTGGCAGCAATATTACGCCAATCGCAGGTGAAATCGGCTTTGGAGACTTATTGCTAGCGCAAGGAACAAGAATAGGTCCAGGAGAAGCCGCGATATTGGCAACTTTCGGTTATTCCGATGTAGCTGTTTATCAAAGGCCGCGAGTGGGCATTTTCTCGACAGGATCAGAGTTATTGAATGTGGGGGATCAGCTGCAGCCGGGACGCATTCGCAACAGCAACAGTTATATGTTAGCCGCGCAAGTGGAAGCGGCAGGGGGAAGCCCCGTTATTATGCAAGCTCTCTCTGATGATGCAGGAGAGGTGGAAGCCGCACTGCGCGACGCCCTTGCCGATATGGATTTGGTATTAACTTCCGGTGGTGTTTCTGTAGGCGACTACGACGTGCTAGTAGATGTTTTTGGGCGATTCGATGGCAAATTGCTCTTCAATAAAGTCGCAATGCGGCCAGGTACGCCAACGAGCGCGGCTGTGTGGAACAATCGGCTGCTGCTTGCTTTATCGGGGAATCCAGGTGCATCTTTCGTTGGTTTTGAACTGTTCGCCAAACCGCTGATCAAAGCGATGGCAGGCTCAAGGGAACCTTATCCAGAGGCTATATCAGCCTTTCTAGACGTGGATTACGACAAAGGTTCTGCCTTTCCTCGATATGTAAGAGGGATTACGCATGTTGTGAACGGCTGCTTGCGGGTTAAGCCTTCCGGTATTGATAAATCGAGTATTATGGTATCGATTAAAGACGCGGATTGCTTGATCTATTTGCCGGCAGGCGGCAAAGGGTTCCATCGTGAAGAGCCCGTTATTGTTTATCCTATTGTGTGAAGGGCTGATGGTTCTTTACAGTAAAAAGCCGCAATCGAGTTCAACTCGGTTGCGGCTTTTTGATCATTTAATGCGTATGTGTGCTCATTGCCATAGCCTTGGTCAATGTGATGGATCCATCTGCCTCACTCCATTGGACATTCCATCCCAATAATTCAGTGATGAAGCGAAGCGGAACTTGTGTACGGCCGTCTTTCAGGACGACACCAGCGCCGATTTCCTTTTTCACGCCATTGACTTCCATATAGTCTTTGCCAACCCAGAAAGTTAAGGTGTCGTTTCCTGCTTTGACCCAAGCTGTTTGGGAGGATTGATCCCAAGTTACGACAGCGCCGATGCCTTCAGCCAGGAAGCGCAGAGGTACATAGGTGTTGCTTTCCCACATGAATGGCGCTGTATCCATTTTTGTTGTTTTGTCGTTAATCGTAAAATCGCTGCTGCCAATTTTCATCCAAATTTTCATATCCATTGCGGCAGGCGCCTTAGGGTCATGGAATTTATCTTGGAATTGAGCGACGATTCCTCCAGCTAAATAATCGCCAGTATGGGCCATATGAGCGTAGGCTTCACGCGTGCTTGCATAGGTTTTGACGTAGTCTTTATTGACGTAATTATCGAACGCACTAATTAATTGAGCGACGTGAGGCTTCAGGGCAGCGGCGATATCGGCTGTTTTGAAGTTATTCGGATTGGCTCCCTCTAGGAAGGCACCGAAATCAGTTCCGTATTGGTTTAGTTTATCCAAGGTTTCTTTGCGTTTGGTTTCATCTTTGGCTGCTGTTGCTTTCACATAATCCACGAAAAAGCCAATGTGTGTGTTCCACAAACCTTTGAATGCTTTGCCTGCGTCATCTCCGTAGATAGACGTGATGGCCGCACTTAAATCATCGCTGTTGGCAAGAAGTGCGCCAGCTGCCGCATCAAAATCAGGTGCTCCATTAATTCCCTTCTGCATAGCTAGAACGGCTAAACCCCCATGCTCGCTTAGCAAGCGGTCCAAACCTGAGCGGAGATTGACGGATGCAGCGGAAGCACCTTCATTCGTGAATTTGTCCGGGTATTGTTTCACAATTGCGTCTGCTAGAATTTGTCCGAAATGCACCATATGGGCATAAGCTTCGCGCTCGCTTTTGTAAGCACCGGTGTAGTCCTTGTTAATATAGTCATCAAAGGCGGTGATTAACTGACTGACATGAGCTTTCAAGCCTTCAGCGACGTCAGCTGCTTTGAGGTTTGGATTAGCGCTTTCGAGGAACGCACCGAAATCAGGGCCATATTTGGCTAACTTATCTAAGGCTGCGGCACGACCTGCTTCATCCTTCTTGGCAGTAGCGGTAACATAATCTACGAAAAATCCGATGTGCGTGTTCCACAGTCCGCTGAATGCTTTACCGGCCTCGGCTCCGTAAACGGAACCAACGGCTTTGGATAAATCGTCGCCATTAGCGATTAGTGCGGCCGCCACATCATTGAAGTCAGCAGCGCCGTCGATACCTTTTTGCATCGCGATGACGGCTAGTTCAGCATGCTCACCGAGCAGGCTTTCCAGAGTGACACGCAAATCGGCAGCGCCGCTTTTCACAGTAATCGAATGAGCGCTCGCCATTGTTGGGAAGATAAGGGTAAGGCCAAGTGCAACTGTTGCTAATGTTTTGATCATAGGTTTCATAATCGTTCGCTCCTTTGAATTGGGGGATTGTTTGTTGCTCTCGGTTAATAGAACGAGGGATAAACAGATATGGATCACAATGATCACAAACAAATTTTTGTTTTTTTCATATCATCCAATACAAGAGATTTTGCGAAGTATATAATAGACGGGAGACTTTGGGAAAGGGGATCCTTCATGAATGGTACGCATACCGACCAAGAACTAATGAGGCAAATCGTGGCTAAAGATG
Above is a genomic segment from Paenibacillus sp. HWE-109 containing:
- a CDS encoding MOSC domain-containing protein, with the protein product MEIVSLNVGLPQVIQVQGKELTTGIFKSPVSSSLFVSKVQAEGDGQADLSVHGGPDKALCVYPEEHYAFWEQELGKKLEAGTFGENLTVRGLLETEVCIGDTFAIGEVVVQITQPRQPCHKLAKRLDLGTAPLQMQETGYTGYYFRVLVEGRLDKDSEVKLISKDKEGITIAYANQIKYKEKTNAEAIGRIAELPALSASWKQSFLKRLVELQA
- a CDS encoding copper amine oxidase N-terminal domain-containing protein, with amino-acid sequence MKPMIKTLATVALGLTLIFPTMASAHSITVKSGAADLRVTLESLLGEHAELAVIAMQKGIDGAADFNDVAAALIANGDDLSKAVGSVYGAEAGKAFSGLWNTHIGFFVDYVTATAKKDEAGRAAALDKLAKYGPDFGAFLESANPNLKAADVAEGLKAHVSQLITAFDDYINKDYTGAYKSEREAYAHMVHFGQILADAIVKQYPDKFTNEGASAASVNLRSGLDRLLSEHGGLAVLAMQKGINGAPDFDAAAGALLANSDDLSAAITSIYGDDAGKAFKGLWNTHIGFFVDYVKATAAKDETKRKETLDKLNQYGTDFGAFLEGANPNNFKTADIAAALKPHVAQLISAFDNYVNKDYVKTYASTREAYAHMAHTGDYLAGGIVAQFQDKFHDPKAPAAMDMKIWMKIGSSDFTINDKTTKMDTAPFMWESNTYVPLRFLAEGIGAVVTWDQSSQTAWVKAGNDTLTFWVGKDYMEVNGVKKEIGAGVVLKDGRTQVPLRFITELLGWNVQWSEADGSITLTKAMAMSTHTH
- the moaA gene encoding GTP 3',8-cyclase MoaA; the protein is MPKQLMDRFGRMHDYLRISVTDRCNLRCVYCMPEEGMEFEPDEKLMTFEEITDVVRVLAGLGVRKLRLTGGEPLVRKNLEQLIGMLSPIPGIEDIALTTNGIYFASRAEKLRAAGLTRVNISLDSLKADRFSLITRGGDIRRVLASIEEAYRVGITPIKLNVVLMKGINDDEIEDFLQMTIDRPIQVRFIEYMPIGHQDENWKSRYLSLTTVLDRCKEKGWHAAASDAVYGNGPAQNYRIEGALGSFGLIHPISDHFCETCNRLRITADGNVKPCLYWSDEFNVRKYIGNDEAVEELFFRALDIKPQNHEMAQALMNEEQSHTPTLRRMSQIGG
- the mobA gene encoding molybdenum cofactor guanylyltransferase, which codes for MITGVILAGGLNRRMDGKLKALLPIQGQPLIIKQLNEMKKICKQIILVSNEPEKLLPWIEKTPDADVQCIKDVYVQKGPLSGIHAASLAATESLMWIVGCDMPFISAQAAQAMGELCQEANVDAVVPVIEGRTHPLHAVYTRLIGSEAELLLKQEKFRLMGLLDHIDWQPVEEAFFDSHHIAPHFAANINTPEEYENMLVNLSSL
- a CDS encoding molybdopterin molybdotransferase MoeA, producing the protein MNSDTKLKFGRKVISVDEARSLLYEHVILTNPESVPLSSSFGRRLALDIYADHAVPHFRRSGVDGYAVCSADIQQASPENPISLRVIERIPSGTIPKLTIHSGLASRIMTGAPVPGGADAVVMLEMTDSSQEEGGHHTSVCIKKNVPAGSNITPIAGEIGFGDLLLAQGTRIGPGEAAILATFGYSDVAVYQRPRVGIFSTGSELLNVGDQLQPGRIRNSNSYMLAAQVEAAGGSPVIMQALSDDAGEVEAALRDALADMDLVLTSGGVSVGDYDVLVDVFGRFDGKLLFNKVAMRPGTPTSAAVWNNRLLLALSGNPGASFVGFELFAKPLIKAMAGSREPYPEAISAFLDVDYDKGSAFPRYVRGITHVVNGCLRVKPSGIDKSSIMVSIKDADCLIYLPAGGKGFHREEPVIVYPIV